The DNA window CCATGGTCGTGGACTACGTGTCGGTCCTGCGCCGGGCCGGCGGCACCGCCCCGCCCACCACGCCCCCCACGACTCCCCCGACCACACCGCCGACGACTCCCCCCACCACACCGCCGGCCGGCAACCGCGACGCGTACGCCCCGATCCAGGCCGAGTCCTACGACTCCCAGGCAGGTGTGGCGAAGGAGACCACCACGGACACCGGCGGCGGCCAGGACCTCACCACCCTCGCCAACGGCGACTGGGCCGTCTACAAGGGCGTCGACTTCGGCCCGGCAGCCGCACGGCAGTTCCGCGGACGTGTCGCCTCCGGCGCCGCGGGCGGGGTCAGCGGCCTCGTCGAGGTACGGCTCGACAGCCCCACCGCGGCGCCGGTGGGCAGCTTCTCCGTGGCGAACACCGGCGGCTGGCAGAGCTGGCGCACGGTGCCGGCGAACATCACCGCGATCACGGGCACCCACGACGTGTACCTGACTTTCACCAGCGGCCAGAGCGCCGACTTCGTGAACCTCAACTGGTTCGACTTCGGCCACTGACCGGCCCGGACCGAGGAGAGCGCTCATGAACACCCCCATCGCACGGCGCTGGTGGACGTCCACCACCTGCCGGGCGGCGGCCTCGGCCAACAGAACCTCCCGATGACGGACAACGGCGGCACCTGGGAGCGGACCGTCACCGGCCTCGCCCCCCGCTCCGCCCTCCCGTACTGGTTCACGTACGAGAAAGGGCGGCCCGCTCCGCGGCACCCCCCGCTTCACCCACACCGTCGGCGGGACCGGGGGCGGCGGCGGGGGCGGCGGCTTCCCGGTCACCTTCCAGACCAACACCCTTGGTGCGTACGCCGATTCACAGATCCACATCACGCTCCTCGGCCAGGTGACGCCGGGCCACGGCGTCGCCCTCGACACCACCGCCTGGTACCGACCGGCGGCGTACCACTCCGGGCCGGCGAAGAACGACTACGCCGGGTTCTTCCACACCGTGGGCCTCGGCGGGCGGGCGTACGGCTTCCCCTACGACGACATCAACGACCAGTCCTCCGTACAGATCCTCGGCAACTCCGCGCCGCCGACCGGCCTGACGCTGGGCATCGGCTGGTGAGGAGTACCGCCGGGCGGACCCCGGGCCTACCGGCGGTACGGGTTACCCTGCTGCACGGGGCGACGCCAGCGCCCGAGGACACCCAGGAGGAGCGCCCGTGCCGGACCAGCGACCCGTGGACCGCCCCACCCTGGAGGCGGTCGCGGCGCGCGCCGGGGTGTCCCGGGCCACCGCGTCCCGCGTCGTCAACGGCGGCGACGGGGTCCGCGCGCACCTGGTGGAGAAGGTGCAAGTGGCCATCCGGGACCTGGGGTACGTGCCCAATCCCGCGGCCCGGACCCTGGTCACCCGGCGGACCGGCGCGGTGGCGGTGATCATCCCGGAGCCGGAGATCCGGATATTCTCCGACCCCTTCTTCTCCCGGCAGGTGCGCGGCATCAGCAGGGAACTGACCGCGAACGACACGCAGTTGGTGCTGCTACTGGTGGAGGACCGGGGCGACTACGACCGGATCGAGCGCTATCTGGCGGGCGGCCACGTCGACGGCGCGCTCGCCTTCTCGCTGCACACGGACGATCCGCTGCCCGCGATCGTCCGGCGCATCGGCATGCCCACGGTCTACGGCGGCCGGCCCGGCTGGACTTCCGGGCCCGGGGAACCCGGCGAACCCGACGGCGAGGTGGCGTACGTGGACGCCGACAACCGCGCGGGAGCGCGCGAGGCCGTACGGTACCTGCTCACCCGGGGCCGGGAGCGGATCGCGCACATCGCCGGCCCGCTCGACCAGACATCGGCCGCGGACCGGCTGAGCGGCTACCGGGACGTACTGCCGCAGGCCGATCCCGAGCTGGTCGCCGAGGGGGACTTCACGGTGGCGGGCGGCGCCCGGGCGATGGCCGAACTGCTGGACCGGCGGCCCGGGATCGACGCGGTGTTCGCGGCCAACGACCTGATGGCGACGGGCGCACTGCGGGTGCTGCGCGAGCGCGGCCGCACGGTGCCCGATGACGTGGCGGTCGTCGGCTTCGACGACGCCGAGCTGGTGGCGGAGACCGCCGATCCGCCGCTGACCACCGTGCGCCAGGACATCGAGGGGATGGGGCACATGATGGCCGGACTGCTCCTGGAGACGCTGGGGAGCGGGGGCCGGGGCGGCCGGCCCGCGCCCGGCCCGGTGATCACCTCCACCGAGCTGGTCCGGCGCGTGTCGGCCTGAGGCCCGGGTCGGCCCGAGGCCCGCGTCCGTGACGCGGAACGCCGGATGCCGGGACCGCCCTCAGGCGGTCCCGGCATCCGGCGCGTTGCCCGTCAGCGTCCCGGGCACTGCTTCCAGGTGAAGTGGTACACGCTGTTGATGCTGCCGTCCGTCGAGTCGAGGGCCATGAAACTGGTCTTCGACGGGTCGGAGGTTCCGACCTCGGCGCGCAGCTCGGTGTTGATGTTGAAGTTGCGCTGTTCGCCGCAGGGCGCGAAGACCAGCGCCTCGATGCCCGTGGTGTCGGTGGCCTGCCAGTTGTCGTCGAGCGCACCGTTGAACTTGTGGGTGCGCTGGGCGGTCTGGCTCATGCCCTGGAAGTAGTAGCTCGCCTTCTGCGTGCCGACGGCTCCCGGCTGGAGGCTGCCGAAGCCGCGGTAGTCCACCTGGGCCACGGCGTACGTGAAGCCCTGCGGGACGTGGACGACGAGGGACAGGAGGCAGTTCTTGCGGCCCTCGACGGCGGGGGCCCCGCCGCCGGCCTGGGCCAGGTACTCGCTGTAGGTGACGGTGAACGCCGAGTTGTCCGGCGCCACGGCGACGGCGGCGCTGCCTGGACGGCAGCCCGATCCGTTGACGCTTGCGACGTCCACGGTCACCCGGTCGGAAGGTGCCGAGGGAGAGGCCCCGGCCGAGGGGGAGGCCCCGGCCGAAGGGCTGAGCGTGACGAGAGCTGCGGTCACGACGGCTGCGGTGAATCCGGTACGAAGCGACTTGATCACGTCGACATGGATAGCCGTGCGCAGCGGTCGCCGATGGCCCCTGGGTACGCGGTCTCACCTCCATGGCCGCAGCGGTTCACCGGGGAAACGATTCTTCAGGCGGCATCGATGGGCCGAACGGCTCCGCATCGCGTCACATTGCCCTGGTTCAGACCGGTTCCTCCTAACATCTGGCGAATCAACCAGAGATCCCGAGGAGCCCCATGTTCCGCGCGCACCGCTCCGCCGCCGTGTCCGCCTGGGTGATCGCCTCCGCCCTGGCCCTCACGGCGATGTCCCCGGCCCCGCGGCCCGGGCCCGCCGAGCGGGCGGGGACGGCCGCGGCTTCGCAGGCGGCTCCGGAAGCGGCAGCAGCAGCGGAGGCGGCCGAGGCCTCCGTGATCGGTGAGGACCACGCCCGGGCGCACGCCCGCCTGCGCCAGGCCGCCAAGGGCAGCAAGGGCTATCCGCAGACGAAGCGCACGGCGAGCCTGACCGCGCTGCGGGACTCCCAGGCCAAGACCAACGCCCGCTTCGACGCGGCCCGGTTCGGCCGGTTCACGGAGTTCTTCCCCTCCCCCGATTTCGGCGTGCACGTGGCCCAGCTGCCGACGGGCAAGGTGCTGCTCTTCTCCTTCGAGCGCACCGAGGAGGACCCCACCAAGGAGACCGGGCCCACGAACACGGTCGGCCGGACCAACGCGGGCCGCGCCTACCTCTGGGATCCGGCCAGGGGGACCGGTCCGCGGGCCTTCAAAAAGGTGGCGCCGCCCGTGGTCCTGATGCCCGACGGCAGCTACGCCCCGCGCCCCGCACCCTTCTTCTGCGCCGGGCACGCCTACCTCCCCAACGGGATGGTCGGCGTCTTCGGCGGCAACGTCGGGGGCAAGGGCGGCAGCGGCGCCAAGCTGTCCTTCGTGTTCGACCCGTGGACCGAGAACTGGTACCGCAACCGGGACATGTCCGCGGGCCGCTGGTACCCCTCGGTCGTCACCGGGGCGGACGGCCGCCAGATCATCATGTCCGGCCAGTCCGAGCGCGGTACGGGCACCCCCACCCCGGTGGCCGAGCGCTTCCCCGCGCTGCGCCACCCGGTGCCCTGGCGCAGCTTCGACATCCCGGTGGACTTCGCCTCGCAGCGGCTGCGGTCGGACGCGCCCTTCCGCAACGACTACCCGCACCTCTTCTCCCTGCGGGACGGGATGATCTACGGGCTGGGCCGGGACGCCGACCAGCAGTGGCTGTTCGACCCGGTCAAGGAGGTGCGCACCGACCTGCCCCGGCGGCCGGCCGACTTCCGCGGGTACGGCTCCGCCGTGCCGCTCCCGGCGGGGTTCCGGGGGCCGGACTCCGTCCTGGTGCTCGGCGGCGACCCGCGCGACCCGCTCACCTACCGGCTGTCCGGCGGCCGGTGGACCGTCGAGGAGCCGCGCGCTTTCGGGCGCACGCAGGACAACACCGTGATCCTGCCGGATGGCTCGCTGCTGACGGTCAACGGAGCGCTCGACACCCGGGATTACGGCAACGGGCCGTTCAATCCGAAGGCCGACCTGAAGTACCGGCAGATCGAGTTGCGCGACGCGCGCGGCCGCTGGCGGCTCGGTCCGGCCCAGCGGCTGCCCCGCGGCTACCACTCCAACGCCCTGATCATGCCCGACGGGCGGATGATGGTCACCGGGGACGAGCTCCAGCAGATCGCCAACGACCCCGACATGGAGGACGGGATGGACGGCAGCATCGAGCTGTACGAACCCGCCTACCTGCACCGGGGACCCCGGCCGGCCCTCGACCGGGTGCCGGCGGGCGAGCTCGGCCACGACACGTCCTTCGAGGTCTCCAGTGCGACGCCGAAGGACGTGGCGCGGGCCGTGCTGCTGGCGCCGAGCACCGTCACCCACTCGGTGAACACCAGCCAGCGCCACTTGGAGCTCCGGATCACCGGCGTACGGGGCACCGCGATCGGGCTGCGGACCCCGCCGACGGCCGCCGACGCGCCGCCCGGGTACTACATGCTGTTCCTGCTCGACGCGAAGGGCGTCCCCAGCACGGCGAAGTGGGTGAAGCTGGGCGTGCGCTGAGCCTCACGTCCCGGGCGGCGACTCGGTCTTCGCCCTGCCTGGGCCGTCTCTTTCGCGGCGCGGGTCAGCCAAGATCCGGAAGAGACGGCCTATCCGAAGCGGACGAGGGCCGCGGGGCCGGAAGTCCGTACGCGGCCGGTGAAGGGGCCCTCGGCCAGGGCCGCGTCGTGGCGGGCCAGGGTGAGCGCCGGGCCTTCGGGCGGTTCGAGGTGCACCGGGCCCGACAGGGCGACGATCAGGAGGGTCTGTCCCGCCGGGACGTCGACGGTGAGGCGGCCCCGTACGACGGCGGTGTCCACCCGGGCACCGTCCCTGCGGTACATCACGTTGAGGTTGACCACCGGACCGTCGAGGAGCCGGCAGTGCGTCGGCTCGTCCCCGGCGAAGTCCTGCGGCGCGAACCGCTCGTCCACGAGGCGGTGCGCGCCCGCCACGGTGAGGTCCATGCCCGCGCCCTCGGCGAGGGTGAGCGTGCGGTCCACGCCGGGGAAGGCGGAGAACGGTCCGTCGGCGGCGACCTCGGCGAGGCTCACCCGCCAGGCGAAGTCCCCGGTACCGGCGCCCTCGGGCCGGGCGGCGATCTCGCGGGTGACTCCCCCGCCGTTCTTCCAGGCGGTGGCGGTACGGCCGGCCGCCCGCACGACGAGCGGCCCGCGGGCCCCGCTCACGCCGCCGGCCCGGCCAGCCGCTCCCGCAGCTCCTCGGTGTCGGACACGAACCACGTCTGCGTACCGCGGTTGCACTCGCGGACGAAGTCGCGCAGCGCCGGACTGGCCTGCGTGTGGCGGGAGATGTCCCCCAGGACGACGATCCCGACCCGGTACTGGACGAACTTCTGGATGATCGCGCCGGCGACGCGGGTGCTCAGCCGGAAGAAGGCCTCGTCGAACCGCTCGACGGGGATGACGGCCCACCGGGCACCCTGGTAGCCGGCATCGCCGATGCAGTCCAGGGCCTCGCGTTCGCCGGCGATGACCTCGCCCTCGGCATCGCACATCAGCACGGACACGTCGTTGATCGTCTGCAGGGTGTTCATGGGTCGAGGCTACTTCAGGCGTCCTTCTCCATGGTGGGGCGCAGGCGCTCCAACAGCGCGTGGAGCGTGGCGCTTTCGGCCTCGTCGAGGGTGTCGAGCGCGCCGCGGGTGGCCTGCATCTCCTCCCGGACGCGGCGGATGACCTCCCGGCCCGCGTCCGTGGCCACGACGTTCTTGACGCGGCGGTCGGAGGGGTCCGGCTCGCGCCGCACCAGCTCGCGGGCCTCCAGGCGGTCGACGATGCCGGTCACGTTCGAGGCGTCGCAGACCAGCAGCTTGGCGAGGCCGCGCATCGGGACCGGGCCGTCGAGCTGCGCGAGGACCCTGGCCTGCGTGGACGTGAGGCCGTGACGGGCGGCGGCCGCCGCGAAGTCGCGCCACTGGGCCGTACCGATGGCGGCGAGCAGCTCCAGCAGCTGGAGCTTGGCGGGGGCTGCGTGCGGGGCGGTGCCGCTCTTACCGGACATGGCTCGAGCCTACCCAGAATGGTTGACATTATCAATTGTTTACTTGACCACCTTAACTATCCGCGTCTACGGTCGACCGAGTTACTTGATGACATCAAACATCTGCGTCCTAAAGCTCTGAAGCCCGAAGAAGGTCCTGTCAGCCATGAGCACCCCCTCCCACGCCGCCGCGACGGCCCCCCGGCGACGGAACGAGACGGTCATCGTCTTCGCCCTGAGCCTCGCCGCCATGGTCGTGTCGATGATGCAGACCCTGCCGGTCCCGATCCTCGGCCTGATCCGCACCGACCTCGGCACCTCGACGGCCGGCGTGAGCTGGGTGACCACCGCCACCCTGCTGTCCGCGGCCGTCTTCACCCCGCTGCTGGGCCGCTTCGGCGACCAGCACGGCAAGAAGCCGACCCTGGTGGCCGTGCTCGGCGTGATGGTCGCCGGCTCCGTGATCGCCGCACTGGCGACCTCGCTGCCGCTGCTGATCCTGGGCCGGGTGCTCCAGGGCGCAGCCACCGCGATCTTCCCGCTGGCCCTCTCCGTCCTGCGCGAGGAGGTCCGCCCGCAGAAGCTGCCCGGCGCGATGGCCCTGGTCAGCGGCACGCTCGCGTTCGGCAGCGGTCTGGCGCTCGTCGCCACCGGCCTGCTGACCTCCGGCTCCGACGCCGACTACCGCGACGCGTTCTGGATGGCGACCGGCTTCGCCGTCCTCGCGCTGCTCGCCGTGGCCCTCCTGGTCCCGGCGCCCCGCCACAAGACCGGCGGCCGCACCGACTTCCTGGGCGCCCTGACCCTCGGCACCGCCCTGCTGCTGCTCCTGCTCCCGATCTCCCAGGGGCACGAGTGGGGCTGGGCCTCCCCCCGCACACTGGGCGGCTTCGCGGGCGCGGCCGTCATGACCGCCGTGTGGGTCCTGGTCGAGCGCAAGGTCGACGAGCCGCTCGTCGACATGCGGATGTTCGTCCACCGCCCGGTGCTCATGGCCAACCTGGCCGGCATCCTCGTCGGCTTCGGCATGTTCGCGAACTTCCTGGGCGTCTCCTACCTCGTCCAGATGCCCGAGGCCCTCACCGGCTACGGTTTCGACGCCTCGATCCTGCGCGCCTCCGTGCAGTTCCTGCTGCCCGGCGCCATCATCTCGCTGCTCGCCTCACCCCTCGGCGGCCGGCTCGTCAGCCGCCGCGGGCCGCGTGCGGCCCTGGGCCTCGCCGCGGTGCTCGGTGCCGTCGGCTTCGCCTGGCTCGCCCTGGACCACCGGCACAGCGCCTCGGTGATCGGCGCCGGCCTGGTCGTCGGTGCGGCCGTCAGCTTCGGCTACGCGGCCATGCCGGCCGTCATCATGGCCAGCGTCCCGCACCACCAGAGCGGCATCGCCAACGGCATCAACTCGATCTCCCGTTCCACCGGCAGCGCGATCGGCAGCGCCGTCGTGACCACGATCCTGGCGTCCCGGACCCTCGACCACCTGCCGCCGGGCGTCCCCCCGCTGCCCGCCGAGTCGGGCTTCACCCTCACCTTCGGCATCGGCGCCGCCGCCTTCGCGCTGGTCGCCGTGATCAGCCGGTTCGGCCTGCGCGGCGGGCACACCACCGTGGCCGCGGCCGAGCCGGCGGCCGCGGACCACTCGGGCCGGCCCACGGACAAGGCCGTGCGCACCGACACGGCCGACGCCGCCGTCTGAGGGGCGTGTCGCTGGCCCCGAGCGGGCCGGGGCTCCTTGCATGGTGGGTGCATGAAGGCTACGGACGTCATCGCCGACGGGTTCGGACGCATCCGGGAGATCGTGCACGAGGTCGTCGAGGGGCTTCCGACGGAGCAGCTCAACGCCCGCGTCGACCCGGCGGCGAACTCGATCACCTGGCTCGTCTGGCACCTCACCCGGATCCAGGACGACCACGTGGCGCAGGCCGCGGGCCTCGAACAGGTCTGGCAGGGCGGGGGCTGGGTGGCCCGGTTCGCCCTGTCCCTGCCCACCGGGTCGACCGGGTACGGGCACACCGCCCGGCAGGCCGGTTCGGTCCAGGCCGACTCCGGCGAGCTGCTGCTCGGCTACTTCGACGCGGTCCACGAGCAGAGCCTGCGCTTCGTCCGGGGGCTGGCCGCCGCGGACCTCGACCGGGTGGTCGACGAGCGCTGGGACCCGCCCGTCACCCTGGGCGTGCGCCTGGTCAGCGTGCTGGCCGACGATCTGCAGCACGCCGGCCAGGCCGCCTTCGTACGGGGCCTCCTGGAGCGGCGCTAGCCGGAGCCGGAGCCGGGACCTGGGGGTTCACCCGATCGGAATCGCCCGGAAGGCGGTATCCCGGCCGGTGCGGCAGCCTCGTGGCACGGGAGGTGCACGATGGAACCGCGCGTCAAAGGGTTCGTCCAGTCGTACAACCGCGACCGGGGCTACGGCTTCATCCTCCCCCTCGGCGAGACGGAACCCGTCTTCGTCGAGCGGGAGGACATAGAGCACGATCCGCAGGTCCTCTCCGAAGAGCAGCAGGTCACCTTCACCATCGAACTGGGGCAGGGCCGCATGTCGGCCCGGCACGTCCGGCCCTGACGCCCCCCTTCCGGCAGGCTCCCCCTCAGGCCGTCACCCCCGGAAGGCCGCCTGGCGCTCCGGCGAGGCCTCGGCCAGCGCCTTGGTGACCCCCTCGACTCCCTCGCGGAGCCCGTAGACGGGCCTGTCCGGCTGCCGGCGCCACGAGTCGTCGATGCCGCCCGCGTCCACGGTGTCGAAGCCCAGCTGCTCGATGAGGGCGCGGACGGTCTTCTTCGCCGCCTGGTCGTCGCCCGCGACGGGCAGTGCCATCCCCGGTGGGGTGACGGCACGGGCGCGTTCCGCGTTCCGGCCGCTTCCGGGGTGACCGGCCGCCGCCCGCGCGGAGAGGGCCGGCCCCCGGCGGGGCCCGGCCCTCTCACGCCGTTCGCGGTGACGGCTCACCAGGCCCGGGGGGCCCGGCCCGGTACTAGGCTCCGCTGGCCTCGAGCATCTCGTCGCGCTCGACGATCTTCACGCGCTCGCGGCCCTGGGGCTCGCCGAGCGCCTTCTCCGCGGCGTCCAGCCGGTGCCAGCCCTCCCACGTCGTGTAGCGGACGGCGCGCTCGGCGAGGAAGGCCTCGACGGCCTCGGGCGCGGGCGCGGGCGGGGTGAGCAGGCGGCCTTCGGCGTGGTCGGCCAGCAGGTTGGCGACGGTTTCGTTGGCGTCGCCCTTGGTGTGGCCG is part of the Streptomyces subrutilus genome and encodes:
- a CDS encoding beta-1,3-glucanase family protein, whose amino-acid sequence is MTPGHGVALDTTAWYRPAAYHSGPAKNDYAGFFHTVGLGGRAYGFPYDDINDQSSVQILGNSAPPTGLTLGIGW
- a CDS encoding LacI family DNA-binding transcriptional regulator — encoded protein: MPDQRPVDRPTLEAVAARAGVSRATASRVVNGGDGVRAHLVEKVQVAIRDLGYVPNPAARTLVTRRTGAVAVIIPEPEIRIFSDPFFSRQVRGISRELTANDTQLVLLLVEDRGDYDRIERYLAGGHVDGALAFSLHTDDPLPAIVRRIGMPTVYGGRPGWTSGPGEPGEPDGEVAYVDADNRAGAREAVRYLLTRGRERIAHIAGPLDQTSAADRLSGYRDVLPQADPELVAEGDFTVAGGARAMAELLDRRPGIDAVFAANDLMATGALRVLRERGRTVPDDVAVVGFDDAELVAETADPPLTTVRQDIEGMGHMMAGLLLETLGSGGRGGRPAPGPVITSTELVRRVSA
- a CDS encoding DUF4360 domain-containing protein, coding for MIKSLRTGFTAAVVTAALVTLSPSAGASPSAGASPSAPSDRVTVDVASVNGSGCRPGSAAVAVAPDNSAFTVTYSEYLAQAGGGAPAVEGRKNCLLSLVVHVPQGFTYAVAQVDYRGFGSLQPGAVGTQKASYYFQGMSQTAQRTHKFNGALDDNWQATDTTGIEALVFAPCGEQRNFNINTELRAEVGTSDPSKTSFMALDSTDGSINSVYHFTWKQCPGR
- a CDS encoding glyoxal oxidase, producing the protein MFRAHRSAAVSAWVIASALALTAMSPAPRPGPAERAGTAAASQAAPEAAAAAEAAEASVIGEDHARAHARLRQAAKGSKGYPQTKRTASLTALRDSQAKTNARFDAARFGRFTEFFPSPDFGVHVAQLPTGKVLLFSFERTEEDPTKETGPTNTVGRTNAGRAYLWDPARGTGPRAFKKVAPPVVLMPDGSYAPRPAPFFCAGHAYLPNGMVGVFGGNVGGKGGSGAKLSFVFDPWTENWYRNRDMSAGRWYPSVVTGADGRQIIMSGQSERGTGTPTPVAERFPALRHPVPWRSFDIPVDFASQRLRSDAPFRNDYPHLFSLRDGMIYGLGRDADQQWLFDPVKEVRTDLPRRPADFRGYGSAVPLPAGFRGPDSVLVLGGDPRDPLTYRLSGGRWTVEEPRAFGRTQDNTVILPDGSLLTVNGALDTRDYGNGPFNPKADLKYRQIELRDARGRWRLGPAQRLPRGYHSNALIMPDGRMMVTGDELQQIANDPDMEDGMDGSIELYEPAYLHRGPRPALDRVPAGELGHDTSFEVSSATPKDVARAVLLAPSTVTHSVNTSQRHLELRITGVRGTAIGLRTPPTAADAPPGYYMLFLLDAKGVPSTAKWVKLGVR
- a CDS encoding HutD/Ves family protein, which encodes MSGARGPLVVRAAGRTATAWKNGGGVTREIAARPEGAGTGDFAWRVSLAEVAADGPFSAFPGVDRTLTLAEGAGMDLTVAGAHRLVDERFAPQDFAGDEPTHCRLLDGPVVNLNVMYRRDGARVDTAVVRGRLTVDVPAGQTLLIVALSGPVHLEPPEGPALTLARHDAALAEGPFTGRVRTSGPAALVRFG
- a CDS encoding DUF4180 domain-containing protein, with amino-acid sequence MNTLQTINDVSVLMCDAEGEVIAGEREALDCIGDAGYQGARWAVIPVERFDEAFFRLSTRVAGAIIQKFVQYRVGIVVLGDISRHTQASPALRDFVRECNRGTQTWFVSDTEELRERLAGPAA
- a CDS encoding MarR family winged helix-turn-helix transcriptional regulator, which encodes MSGKSGTAPHAAPAKLQLLELLAAIGTAQWRDFAAAAARHGLTSTQARVLAQLDGPVPMRGLAKLLVCDASNVTGIVDRLEARELVRREPDPSDRRVKNVVATDAGREVIRRVREEMQATRGALDTLDEAESATLHALLERLRPTMEKDA
- a CDS encoding MFS transporter; this translates as MSTPSHAAATAPRRRNETVIVFALSLAAMVVSMMQTLPVPILGLIRTDLGTSTAGVSWVTTATLLSAAVFTPLLGRFGDQHGKKPTLVAVLGVMVAGSVIAALATSLPLLILGRVLQGAATAIFPLALSVLREEVRPQKLPGAMALVSGTLAFGSGLALVATGLLTSGSDADYRDAFWMATGFAVLALLAVALLVPAPRHKTGGRTDFLGALTLGTALLLLLLPISQGHEWGWASPRTLGGFAGAAVMTAVWVLVERKVDEPLVDMRMFVHRPVLMANLAGILVGFGMFANFLGVSYLVQMPEALTGYGFDASILRASVQFLLPGAIISLLASPLGGRLVSRRGPRAALGLAAVLGAVGFAWLALDHRHSASVIGAGLVVGAAVSFGYAAMPAVIMASVPHHQSGIANGINSISRSTGSAIGSAVVTTILASRTLDHLPPGVPPLPAESGFTLTFGIGAAAFALVAVISRFGLRGGHTTVAAAEPAAADHSGRPTDKAVRTDTADAAV
- a CDS encoding mycothiol transferase, with translation MKATDVIADGFGRIREIVHEVVEGLPTEQLNARVDPAANSITWLVWHLTRIQDDHVAQAAGLEQVWQGGGWVARFALSLPTGSTGYGHTARQAGSVQADSGELLLGYFDAVHEQSLRFVRGLAAADLDRVVDERWDPPVTLGVRLVSVLADDLQHAGQAAFVRGLLERR
- a CDS encoding cold-shock protein, translated to MEPRVKGFVQSYNRDRGYGFILPLGETEPVFVEREDIEHDPQVLSEEQQVTFTIELGQGRMSARHVRP